The following is a genomic window from Desulfofarcimen acetoxidans DSM 771.
CTAAATACTTTATCTTAATCCCACTCCTTATACTGCCGCAGTTTTTTGTGCGGCAAGCAAAGCAAACAAGGCCTCTTTTGTGCGTGGCAACGGCTTATTCGACAAAATATACCCGCTTTTCTTCAGTTCCAAATACATATCAACGATAAAAGGTCTCTCCAATCCCGTATTGCAAACAAGATCTTCTTTTAAAAAAATCACTTCGGGAGGTCCTTCCCCAACGACTTGACCTTGCTCCATAACAATAATGTGATCGGCCCAGGTATAGGCTAAATCCACATCATGTGTAGACAGTACAACAGTTTTACCTTGCTGGTTCAATAAATCAAATATCTCCATAACCTGTAAAGATAGCTTGGGGTCCAACCAGGCTGTAGGTTCATCAAAAATTATCACTTGCGGTTCCATCGAAAGGATATCTGCTATGGATACACGCTTTTTTTGTCCATAGCTCAAAAAATGCGTTGGCCTGTCTTTTAAACCCGTAATTCCGGTTGCCTCCATTGCCGCATTAACCCTTTGAATTACTTGCTCTTTTGGCAATCCTAAATTAATCGGCCCAAAAGATATCTCTTGCCAAACACTGGCAGAAAACAACTGAGTGTCCGGATCCTGAAAAACTATTCCAACATTCTTACGCAATTCGGTTAACTGCTTGTGCTTATAGCAAACCGGCTGACCGTTAAACAAAATATTGCCCTTGTGCGGCTTTAATATACCGTTAAAGTGAAGAAAAAGAGTGGATTTACCCGCCCCATTGGAACCTAAAACAGCCACTTTTTTACCCTTCTCAACAGCTATATTAATCCCGTTCAAAGCACCGGTGCCATCCGGATATCTAAACTCAACCCCTTTGGCTTCCAAAATGTATTCTTTCAAAGCTGTCCACCTCCGGAGTATAATGACAGAGCTGCTATCCCCAGATCCAGCGCTGCAATAAAGAGCATATTTTTAATAGAAAATTCATAATAGTTATCCAGAACATTCAAACCACCCGTATAACAACGGGAAGATAGTGCCTGAAAAAGCATTTGTGAACGGTGAAAAGATTTAATAAAAAGTGTTGAGGCCAGTTCCCCCAGAGAAGAGAAAGAGACATTAACACCGGCATAACCCAGTCTGGAAGATTGCGACGTATATATTTTTTCTGCGGTTTCTGCCAGAACAAAAATAAAACGATAAATGAGTGTCATGAGTTCAATAAATAAAGCCGGCACTTTCATTTTTCGCAATACATATATTATGTCAATCATAGGAGTAGTCAAAGACAAAAAATACAGACAGCTAACCGCCCCCAGTGACTTAAATAAAAGAATTACAGCAGCAGCGACTCCTGCTGCTGTAATTCCCAGGTTAAACCCCCAAAAAGACAAACCCCAAAGATAGACCCCAGGTTCTCTGCTAACCGTAACGGCTATAGTCAACACACCTACCAGTAAAAATGAAACCGGAAGAGACATAAACCCGGCAAAAACCCGAAATGGGATTCCGGCATAACCTACAACCGCTGCAGACATAA
Proteins encoded in this region:
- a CDS encoding energy-coupling factor ABC transporter ATP-binding protein, with product MKEYILEAKGVEFRYPDGTGALNGINIAVEKGKKVAVLGSNGAGKSTLFLHFNGILKPHKGNILFNGQPVCYKHKQLTELRKNVGIVFQDPDTQLFSASVWQEISFGPINLGLPKEQVIQRVNAAMEATGITGLKDRPTHFLSYGQKKRVSIADILSMEPQVIIFDEPTAWLDPKLSLQVMEIFDLLNQQGKTVVLSTHDVDLAYTWADHIIVMEQGQVVGEGPPEVIFLKEDLVCNTGLERPFIVDMYLELKKSGYILSNKPLPRTKEALFALLAAQKTAAV
- the cbiQ gene encoding cobalt ECF transporter T component CbiQ; the protein is MFSIDSYAYSNKLRKVHPAEKCAFAMVTLIICLAASSLLTSLAVLLIMSAAVVGYAGIPFRVFAGFMSLPVSFLLVGVLTIAVTVSREPGVYLWGLSFWGFNLGITAAGVAAAVILLFKSLGAVSCLYFLSLTTPMIDIIYVLRKMKVPALFIELMTLIYRFIFVLAETAEKIYTSQSSRLGYAGVNVSFSSLGELASTLFIKSFHRSQMLFQALSSRCYTGGLNVLDNYYEFSIKNMLFIAALDLGIAALSLYSGGGQL